A window of the Burkholderia sp. 9120 genome harbors these coding sequences:
- a CDS encoding glycine C-acetyltransferase, with protein MRDQYLAHLRGTLEQIRADGFYKNERVIASPQSADIRLANGADVLNFCANNYLGLADDARLIEAAKQGLDHDGFGMASVRFICGTQSVHKELESALAAFLQTDDCILYSSCFDANGGLFETLLDDNDAIISDELNHASIIDGVRLSKAKRFRYKNNDLADLEARLKEADAAGARFKLIATDGVFSMDGIIADLAGICDLADRYGALVMVDDSHAVGFVGEHGRGTPEHCGVLSRVDIITGTLGKALGGASGGYVAARKEIIELLRQRSRPYLFSNTLTPSIAAASLKVLELLASDEGAQLRARVRENGAHFRGKMSALGFALVPGEHPIIPVMLGDAQLASKMADALLKEGVYVIGFSFPVVPKGRARIRTQMSAAHTTEQIDRAVDAFARVGRELGVI; from the coding sequence ATGCGTGACCAATATCTCGCCCATCTGCGCGGCACTCTGGAGCAGATCCGCGCCGACGGCTTTTACAAGAACGAACGCGTGATCGCCAGCCCGCAGTCAGCCGACATTCGTCTCGCCAACGGCGCGGACGTGTTGAATTTCTGCGCGAACAACTATCTGGGACTGGCGGACGACGCGCGTCTGATCGAAGCCGCCAAGCAAGGCCTGGATCACGATGGTTTCGGCATGGCGTCGGTGCGTTTCATTTGCGGCACGCAAAGCGTGCACAAGGAACTCGAGTCGGCGCTTGCCGCGTTCCTGCAAACCGACGACTGTATTCTCTACTCCAGTTGTTTCGACGCAAATGGCGGCCTGTTCGAAACGCTGCTCGACGACAACGACGCGATCATTAGCGACGAATTGAATCACGCGAGCATTATCGACGGCGTGCGGCTTTCGAAAGCGAAGCGCTTTCGCTACAAGAACAACGACCTCGCCGATCTCGAAGCGCGGCTGAAAGAAGCCGACGCCGCCGGCGCGCGCTTCAAACTGATCGCGACCGACGGCGTGTTCTCGATGGACGGCATCATCGCCGACCTCGCCGGCATCTGCGACCTCGCCGATCGTTACGGCGCATTGGTCATGGTCGACGATTCGCACGCGGTGGGTTTCGTCGGCGAACACGGTCGCGGCACGCCGGAACATTGCGGGGTGCTGTCGCGCGTCGACATCATCACGGGGACGTTGGGTAAAGCGCTGGGTGGTGCATCGGGTGGCTACGTCGCGGCGCGCAAGGAAATCATCGAGTTGTTGCGCCAGCGTTCGCGTCCCTATCTGTTCTCAAACACGTTGACGCCAAGCATTGCCGCCGCGTCGCTGAAAGTGCTCGAACTGCTCGCGAGCGACGAAGGCGCGCAACTGCGCGCACGCGTGCGCGAAAACGGCGCGCACTTCCGCGGCAAGATGAGCGCGCTTGGTTTCGCGCTCGTGCCCGGCGAACATCCCATCATTCCGGTCATGCTCGGCGACGCGCAACTCGCGTCGAAGATGGCGGATGCGTTGTTGAAGGAAGGCGTCTACGTGATCGGCTTTTCGTTCCCGGTGGTGCCGAAGGGGCGCGCTCGCATTCGCACGCAGATGAGCGCCGCGCACACCACGGAGCAGATCGATCGCGCCGTAGATGCGTTCGCGCGCGTTGGCCGTGAACTTGGCGTGATCTGA
- a CDS encoding XRE family transcriptional regulator produces MGQEMASSGIRRAAAAAAPAASAAGAGPVAAIAAPPRVGEHIQRLRAERRMTLDDLSRAAGVSKSMLSEIERDKANPTIAVAWRLTNALGVSLDSLFAPQKAPEAIAVSGPHDIPTLSGHEAKYQLRVWGPIELAGKFEWYELTLQAGGALVSNAHEPGTREHLTVLHGSIEIEAAGTTKRLKTADTARYVADEPHAIRNAGKGEAKALLVVIHG; encoded by the coding sequence ATGGGTCAGGAAATGGCAAGTTCGGGTATTCGACGCGCCGCGGCCGCTGCAGCGCCTGCTGCGAGCGCTGCGGGCGCGGGTCCGGTGGCCGCGATTGCGGCGCCGCCGCGTGTCGGCGAACACATTCAGCGTCTGCGCGCCGAACGGCGCATGACGCTCGACGATCTGTCGCGCGCGGCCGGCGTGTCGAAGTCCATGCTATCTGAGATCGAGCGCGACAAGGCGAATCCGACTATCGCGGTCGCCTGGCGGCTGACCAATGCGCTCGGTGTCAGTCTCGATTCGCTATTCGCGCCGCAAAAGGCGCCGGAGGCGATCGCCGTCTCCGGTCCCCACGACATTCCCACGCTGAGCGGGCACGAAGCCAAGTATCAGCTGCGGGTGTGGGGGCCGATCGAGTTGGCCGGCAAGTTCGAGTGGTACGAGTTGACGCTGCAAGCGGGCGGGGCGTTGGTGTCGAACGCGCACGAACCCGGCACGCGCGAACACCTGACCGTGCTGCATGGATCGATTGAAATAGAGGCCGCCGGTACGACGAAACGGCTCAAGACCGCGGACACCGCGCGTTATGTCGCCGACGAACCGCACGCCATCCGCAATGCCGGCAAGGGTGAGGCGAAAGCCTTGTTGGTGGTGATTCACGGCTGA
- a CDS encoding DUF2471 family protein, with product MNDLTTDHADHALAALRYQTAARDLERIVRNIAARYIVQEVPLTWRLLHAVEAEALADLGFASRHDAIMLGLFQRPSDLPYPETDEGVDFGTSTALPAVFAFAVCAYEEAARRVAQPVAQDAPLKRARAWGD from the coding sequence ATGAACGACCTGACAACCGACCATGCCGACCACGCTCTGGCCGCGCTGCGCTATCAAACCGCGGCGCGCGATCTCGAACGCATTGTGCGCAATATCGCCGCGCGCTACATCGTGCAAGAGGTGCCGCTCACGTGGCGGCTGCTGCATGCCGTCGAGGCAGAGGCGCTGGCCGACCTCGGGTTCGCCAGCCGACACGACGCAATCATGCTCGGGCTGTTTCAGCGCCCGTCCGATCTGCCTTATCCCGAGACTGACGAAGGCGTGGACTTCGGTACGTCCACCGCATTGCCCGCGGTGTTCGCGTTCGCCGTCTGCGCCTATGAGGAAGCAGCACGCCGCGTTGCGCAACCGGTTGCGCAAGATGCTCCGCTGAAGCGCGCGCGAGCTTGGGGCGACTGA
- a CDS encoding tyrosine-type recombinase/integrase, translating into MSPPHLSDPVPRPAPSSDLFDQQREDWRRDPQIAFDAWLANQHFRRSSAEVYQAQWGLFLEWLAARQKSLVTVDTHTIAEFVGGLEIRKPQRIRYLRLIERVLDHVREIESASTNPARFIAQDGEAAWRNARDNEPTGFLNHAERTALIAHLFSPLPDLSAAQRWRERRDRALIAVFLGGGLKTGEAGALSVSCVNVGSPWVTIESANPMLMRRTRLAPFATAILDAWLAERRLSELAGNLVFPASPSGRPMHKATMLRAVDALIDAAGIAASRASRASPQTLRNTFAADLFESGVEAELVGQWLGFVQAVSANRLYRAWQTWADQQDSVAVDEPDPVAHPLPEPRRDGRLTRRRGGNEP; encoded by the coding sequence ATGTCACCTCCTCATCTGTCCGACCCGGTGCCACGGCCCGCGCCCTCGTCCGATTTATTCGACCAGCAGCGCGAAGACTGGCGCCGCGATCCGCAAATCGCATTCGACGCATGGCTCGCCAATCAACATTTCCGGCGCTCGTCCGCTGAAGTCTACCAGGCGCAATGGGGACTCTTTCTCGAATGGCTGGCCGCACGCCAGAAGAGTCTCGTTACGGTCGATACGCACACCATCGCTGAATTTGTTGGTGGCCTTGAGATTCGAAAACCCCAACGTATCCGGTATTTACGCTTGATCGAACGGGTACTGGATCATGTACGCGAAATCGAATCCGCGTCGACCAACCCCGCTCGCTTCATCGCTCAGGATGGCGAAGCGGCCTGGCGAAACGCGCGCGACAATGAACCCACCGGGTTTCTCAACCACGCTGAACGTACCGCGCTGATTGCGCATCTGTTTTCGCCGTTGCCGGATTTGTCCGCGGCGCAGCGCTGGCGAGAACGGCGCGATCGCGCATTGATCGCCGTGTTTCTCGGCGGTGGATTGAAGACCGGCGAAGCAGGTGCACTTTCGGTTAGTTGCGTGAATGTCGGTTCGCCCTGGGTCACGATCGAGTCCGCGAATCCCATGTTGATGCGGCGCACGCGGCTTGCGCCCTTCGCCACAGCCATCCTCGACGCGTGGCTCGCCGAGCGACGTCTGTCGGAATTGGCCGGCAACCTGGTTTTTCCCGCGTCGCCTTCCGGACGGCCGATGCACAAGGCCACCATGCTGCGCGCGGTCGACGCGTTGATCGACGCAGCGGGCATCGCGGCGTCGCGTGCTTCACGGGCCAGTCCGCAAACCTTGCGGAACACTTTTGCTGCGGATCTGTTTGAGAGCGGCGTGGAGGCGGAACTGGTCGGCCAATGGCTCGGCTTCGTGCAAGCCGTGTCGGCGAACCGGTTGTATCGGGCATGGCAAACGTGGGCGGATCAGCAAGATTCAGTTGCAGTCGATGAACCGGATCCGGTGGCGCACCCCTTGCCTGAACCTAGGCGTGACGGGCGTTTAACAAGGAGAAGGGGAGGAAACGAGCCCTGA